One Prevotella intermedia ATCC 25611 = DSM 20706 DNA window includes the following coding sequences:
- the lpdA gene encoding dihydrolipoyl dehydrogenase gives MEKTDLIIIGAGPGGYHTAVHAAKDGLKVTIIEKRNPGGTCLNEGCIPTKSFAHDADLYRNPLLSCVGGGSVNFARIQERKNNVIAQLREGVKGLMSMPGITYIEGEAKFVDKKVIEVNGTQMTADNIIIATGSHARLLPFIPAFDTPEGEPLKDKVMTSTELLDIDHVPQTMAIIGAGVIGLELASAFETFGSSVTVIEFLKECLPTIDSDIAKRLRKTLEKRGINFNMNSGVKSIVATDDKKQAIVTFEQKGQEKQVVADVVLVATGRAANVEGLGLEAAGINCAKQGIETNEHYETNVPGVYAVGDVNGKQMLAHAASFQGTHVINRILGKEDKIRFDIMPAAVFTYPEAGSVGLSEDVCKKEGISYTVKKGFYRSNGKALAMEETEGMVKVMADENGKILGCHVFGAHSADITQEVAVLMNNDATLADLADMIHIHPTIGEVLYETII, from the coding sequence ATGGAAAAGACCGATTTAATTATAATCGGTGCTGGACCTGGAGGCTATCATACAGCCGTGCATGCGGCAAAAGATGGCCTCAAGGTTACCATCATCGAGAAACGAAATCCAGGAGGTACGTGTCTGAACGAGGGTTGTATACCGACAAAGAGCTTTGCTCACGATGCCGACCTCTATCGTAACCCTCTGTTGTCTTGCGTGGGTGGTGGCAGTGTTAATTTCGCTCGTATACAAGAACGTAAGAACAATGTTATCGCTCAACTTCGTGAAGGCGTAAAGGGTTTGATGTCAATGCCAGGCATCACCTATATAGAAGGTGAAGCAAAGTTTGTGGATAAGAAAGTAATCGAAGTGAACGGCACACAGATGACAGCCGATAATATTATTATCGCCACAGGTTCGCACGCTCGTCTGCTTCCATTTATTCCTGCTTTCGATACCCCTGAAGGTGAGCCTTTGAAAGACAAGGTTATGACTTCTACCGAGTTGCTCGATATAGACCATGTGCCACAAACAATGGCAATCATTGGTGCAGGTGTTATCGGACTTGAATTGGCTTCTGCTTTTGAAACCTTCGGCAGTTCGGTTACAGTTATTGAGTTCTTAAAAGAATGTTTGCCTACTATCGACTCTGATATTGCAAAGCGTTTGCGCAAGACATTGGAGAAACGAGGCATTAATTTCAATATGAATAGCGGCGTCAAGAGCATCGTTGCCACCGACGACAAGAAGCAAGCGATTGTTACTTTTGAACAAAAGGGACAAGAAAAGCAAGTAGTTGCCGATGTTGTGCTTGTTGCAACAGGACGTGCTGCCAACGTTGAAGGACTCGGACTTGAAGCAGCAGGCATTAACTGTGCTAAGCAAGGCATTGAAACCAACGAGCATTACGAAACCAATGTTCCCGGTGTTTATGCCGTTGGCGATGTTAATGGTAAGCAGATGCTTGCCCATGCTGCAAGTTTCCAAGGCACACACGTTATTAATCGCATACTTGGAAAAGAGGATAAGATACGCTTCGACATTATGCCAGCGGCAGTATTTACCTATCCTGAAGCAGGTTCGGTAGGACTATCGGAAGATGTTTGTAAGAAAGAGGGCATAAGCTACACCGTCAAGAAAGGCTTCTACCGCTCTAATGGTAAGGCATTGGCAATGGAAGAAACCGAAGGTATGGTGAAGGTAATGGCAGACGAGAATGGAAAAATACTTGGTTGCCACGTCTTTGGTGCCCATTCTGCCGACATCACGCAAGAGGTAGCTGTTCTTATGAACAACGATGCAACACTTGCCGACCTTGCCGATATGATTCATATACACCCAACCATTGGCGAGGTGCTTTATGAAACAATAATTTAG
- the gcvPA gene encoding aminomethyl-transferring glycine dehydrogenase subunit GcvPA, which produces MNFKFFPHTEKETQAMLNKVGVKNIQDLFAGIPEALRFKGEYDIPEAKSEIEIRNFFKKLADKNQQLTCFAGAGVYDHYTPSAVPQIVSRSEYLTSYTPYQAEISQGTLHYIFEFQSMIAELTNMDVANASMYDGSTATAEAMMVAAAQSSKRNTVLYSETINPQIVEVLRTYAHFNGVNLVSVANENGVTSKKDLEAKIAEGGVAGVIVQQPNYYGIAEDFTGFADICHDNKALFIVNSVAADLSILKTPGEWGADFAVGDVQSLGLPMAFGGPYAGYMSCTQKMMRKMPGRIVGQTKDSRGQRVFVLTLQAREQHIRRQKATSNICSNQSLMALYVTIYMSMMGKQGVKEAAQISLDAAHYLCDKMVATGKAQLVYNQPFFNEFLVKVENRDAFYDKAIEKGILPGVKVGDDQLLVAVTEKRTKEEIEALVALL; this is translated from the coding sequence ATGAATTTTAAATTCTTTCCACATACTGAAAAGGAAACACAGGCAATGCTCAATAAGGTTGGTGTGAAAAACATTCAAGACCTTTTTGCGGGTATTCCTGAAGCATTACGCTTTAAGGGAGAATACGATATTCCTGAAGCAAAGAGTGAAATCGAGATAAGAAACTTCTTTAAGAAGTTGGCAGATAAGAACCAACAGCTGACTTGTTTTGCTGGTGCAGGCGTGTACGACCACTATACACCAAGTGCTGTTCCACAGATTGTAAGTCGTTCAGAATACCTTACCTCATACACTCCGTACCAAGCTGAAATTTCACAAGGTACATTACACTACATCTTTGAGTTCCAAAGTATGATAGCAGAACTTACCAATATGGACGTTGCCAATGCGTCTATGTACGATGGTTCTACTGCTACCGCTGAAGCAATGATGGTGGCTGCCGCTCAATCAAGCAAGCGCAACACTGTCTTATATTCTGAAACTATCAACCCACAGATTGTCGAAGTGCTCAGAACATACGCACACTTCAATGGCGTAAACCTTGTTTCAGTAGCTAATGAGAATGGTGTAACATCTAAGAAAGACTTGGAAGCGAAAATCGCAGAGGGTGGTGTAGCAGGCGTTATTGTTCAGCAACCAAACTATTATGGTATTGCTGAAGATTTCACTGGCTTTGCCGACATCTGCCACGACAATAAGGCTTTGTTCATTGTAAACAGTGTTGCGGCTGACCTTTCTATTCTTAAGACTCCAGGCGAGTGGGGGGCTGACTTTGCAGTAGGCGATGTTCAGAGCCTTGGTTTGCCTATGGCGTTCGGTGGTCCATATGCTGGTTATATGAGCTGTACGCAGAAAATGATGCGTAAGATGCCTGGTCGTATCGTCGGACAGACAAAAGATTCACGCGGACAGCGTGTATTTGTACTTACTTTGCAAGCTCGCGAGCAGCACATTCGTCGTCAAAAGGCAACATCGAATATCTGTTCTAACCAAAGTTTAATGGCACTTTATGTTACCATCTATATGTCTATGATGGGCAAGCAGGGTGTCAAGGAAGCTGCACAGATAAGCCTTGATGCGGCTCATTATCTATGCGATAAGATGGTGGCAACGGGTAAAGCACAGTTGGTTTATAATCAACCATTCTTCAATGAGTTCTTGGTGAAAGTTGAAAATCGTGATGCTTTCTATGATAAAGCAATTGAAAAAGGAATCCTTCCAGGTGTAAAGGTTGGCGACGACCAACTCCTTGTTGCTGTAACAGAAAAGCGTACGAAAGAAGAGATAGAAGCACTTGTTGCACTTCTCTAA
- a CDS encoding TonB-dependent receptor, translating to MKETKAKKKPSAGVLRRTDVRLHGKRLRLVLLCLLCTMTISAQKAIVYGQITDDKTGEPIAGAGVSIAKDGKGTIADANGRYILNIQGRQQVRLNFQYLGYKTESREITLHDSICCNIRLKPVDNVLDEVTVTTRSEMRRLREFAMPISVIGQRQLQGTASNINDVLARTVGVTVRNTGGMGSASRISVRGLEGKRMGMYIDETPMSQLSNFVALNDIPTNMIERIEVYKGIVPYKFGGSALGGAVNVVTKEYPPIYLDFSYEIGSFNTHQVSSVLKRTDRKSGLQFGVGGVVSYAKNNYKMTLANLDGRIVERDHDRFNKIMGGMSVKATQWWFDEMKWELILMKTRQEIQGIDLNVREAYNHSTSYVTALTLKRNNFFLDGLDFDFNAGYIIGKYGLCDKAEHRYDWDGKVLPPVSSFGGEQNNFASDGNNRSNELTAKLNMGYTIDMHHALNLNIYADHNSLHPNDSLMDKSLGFRANFPSKMKTLTVGLSYDLTLFDGRFQNAFTLKDFLFSSHSRSIDIYSVKEPQPVKTSKNYIGFSNAMRYKFTNDLMLKASFNSEVRIPTSEELIGNGYSILASPALRPERTSGVNLGLLYRHIKADGGLIEVELNGFYNQLEDMIRFTPDMIPTMARYRNFGSVRTKGVELEAKGDICPLLYLYANGTYQDLRDVRKTIPGTEVENPTRNKRIPNVPYLLANFGAELHKENLFGGSGQNTRLLFDASYIHQYFYDFEVSKYQERKIPTSMTMDAALEHSFCNDRWTITFKVKNLTDRRIVSELNRPLPGRYIGIKVRYLFK from the coding sequence ATGAAAGAGACAAAAGCCAAGAAGAAGCCATCGGCAGGAGTATTAAGGAGAACTGACGTGCGGTTGCACGGCAAGAGGCTTCGCTTGGTATTGCTTTGCCTGTTGTGCACAATGACAATCTCAGCACAGAAAGCCATCGTATATGGACAGATTACCGACGACAAGACTGGCGAGCCTATTGCAGGCGCAGGGGTTTCGATAGCAAAAGATGGGAAAGGAACGATTGCTGATGCCAATGGTCGCTACATTCTGAATATTCAAGGACGGCAGCAAGTGCGGTTGAACTTTCAATATTTGGGCTATAAAACAGAAAGTAGGGAGATAACATTGCACGACAGCATATGTTGCAACATACGCTTGAAACCCGTTGACAACGTGCTGGACGAAGTAACAGTAACTACCCGAAGCGAGATGCGGAGGCTAAGAGAGTTTGCCATGCCCATATCTGTTATCGGGCAGCGGCAACTGCAAGGCACTGCCTCTAATATCAACGACGTGCTCGCTCGTACCGTAGGCGTTACGGTGCGGAACACTGGTGGCATGGGAAGTGCATCGCGCATATCGGTTCGTGGATTAGAGGGAAAGCGAATGGGTATGTACATTGACGAGACGCCTATGTCGCAACTCAGCAACTTCGTGGCACTGAACGATATTCCTACAAACATGATTGAACGCATAGAAGTATATAAAGGTATCGTCCCTTACAAGTTTGGCGGTTCGGCATTGGGCGGGGCTGTCAATGTTGTAACAAAGGAATATCCCCCCATTTACTTGGATTTTTCTTACGAAATTGGGTCGTTCAATACTCACCAAGTGTCTTCCGTACTGAAACGAACCGACCGCAAGAGCGGCTTGCAATTCGGTGTTGGCGGTGTGGTGTCGTATGCCAAGAACAACTATAAAATGACTTTGGCTAATCTTGACGGACGTATCGTTGAACGAGACCACGACCGTTTCAACAAGATAATGGGCGGAATGTCGGTAAAAGCTACCCAATGGTGGTTCGACGAGATGAAGTGGGAACTCATTCTGATGAAGACTCGACAGGAAATACAGGGCATTGACCTTAACGTACGAGAAGCTTATAACCATTCAACCAGCTATGTTACAGCATTGACACTGAAACGAAACAACTTCTTTTTAGATGGTTTGGACTTCGATTTCAATGCAGGCTACATTATCGGCAAGTATGGTTTGTGCGACAAGGCTGAACATCGCTACGACTGGGACGGCAAGGTGCTTCCGCCCGTTTCATCTTTTGGAGGCGAGCAAAACAACTTTGCATCAGACGGCAACAACCGTTCCAACGAGCTGACGGCAAAGCTCAATATGGGTTATACCATTGATATGCACCACGCATTGAACCTGAACATTTACGCAGACCACAACTCCCTACACCCTAACGACTCGCTGATGGACAAGTCGTTGGGCTTCCGTGCCAACTTCCCAAGCAAGATGAAAACGCTGACCGTAGGACTTTCGTACGACCTAACACTCTTCGACGGACGCTTTCAGAATGCTTTTACATTAAAGGATTTCCTCTTTTCATCTCACTCTCGCAGCATCGACATCTACTCTGTGAAAGAGCCTCAACCTGTGAAAACCTCCAAAAACTACATTGGATTCAGCAATGCCATGCGCTATAAATTCACAAACGACTTAATGCTGAAGGCTTCTTTCAACTCGGAAGTACGTATCCCGACAAGCGAAGAACTCATAGGCAACGGTTATTCGATACTCGCCTCGCCAGCATTGAGGCCCGAACGCACATCAGGAGTAAACCTCGGGCTTCTCTATCGCCACATAAAGGCAGATGGAGGACTTATAGAAGTAGAGCTGAATGGCTTCTACAACCAGCTGGAAGATATGATACGCTTCACTCCCGACATGATTCCAACCATGGCACGCTACCGAAACTTCGGCAGTGTACGTACGAAAGGAGTAGAGCTGGAAGCCAAGGGCGACATCTGCCCGCTACTCTATCTCTACGCAAACGGAACCTATCAAGACCTTCGCGACGTCCGAAAAACAATCCCAGGAACAGAGGTAGAGAACCCTACACGCAACAAGCGCATTCCCAACGTGCCCTATCTGCTTGCCAACTTCGGTGCCGAACTGCACAAAGAAAACCTCTTTGGTGGCAGCGGACAGAACACACGGCTGCTTTTCGACGCTTCGTATATACACCAATACTTTTACGATTTTGAGGTAAGCAAGTACCAAGAACGCAAAATTCCAACCTCAATGACAATGGACGCAGCCTTAGAACACAGCTTCTGCAACGACCGTTGGACGATTACTTTCAAGGTTAAAAACCTTACCGACCGTCGTATTGTTTCTGAATTAAACCGCCCGTTACCAGGTCGCTACATAGGAATAAAGGTGAGATACCTATTTAAATAA
- the gcvH gene encoding glycine cleavage system protein GcvH, translated as MAKVIEGLYYAESHEYVKVEGDVAYIGITDYAQHALGNVVYVDMPEADDEFEAEEGFGAVESVKAASDLNSPVSCKVLEVNEALEDQPELINQDPYANWILKVELTNKSELDDLMDAKGYEEFCAK; from the coding sequence ATGGCAAAAGTAATTGAAGGACTCTACTATGCAGAGTCACACGAGTATGTAAAAGTTGAAGGCGATGTAGCTTACATTGGTATTACTGACTATGCACAGCATGCACTTGGTAATGTGGTTTACGTTGATATGCCAGAGGCTGATGATGAATTTGAAGCAGAAGAAGGCTTCGGTGCAGTAGAAAGTGTTAAGGCTGCTTCTGACCTCAACTCACCTGTTTCTTGCAAGGTGTTGGAGGTAAACGAGGCACTTGAAGACCAACCTGAGCTTATAAACCAAGACCCATACGCAAACTGGATTCTCAAGGTAGAACTTACAAACAAGTCTGAACTCGACGACCTCATGGACGCAAAGGGCTACGAAGAGTTCTGCGCAAAATAG
- a CDS encoding TetR/AcrR family transcriptional regulator, with protein sequence MQIQKDEIRNRILIVASNEFMKNGVKHTSIKTIADKAGVAVGNVYNYYKSKDDLLKAVLAPLFKAFKDYRSKTGGEEYITLDIFHHEFYYEMMREQVASLIVPFRKELRLLIFETAGTSLENYFDQLLEATYTDGITYLARIKSLFPHINSDISPHFTRILCDLWAGVIRYIVTHDNLSETEINQIITDYIHFTFGGWRELMGIE encoded by the coding sequence ATGCAAATACAGAAAGACGAGATACGCAACCGGATACTCATCGTTGCAAGCAACGAGTTTATGAAGAACGGTGTGAAGCATACGTCCATAAAGACTATTGCCGACAAAGCTGGGGTAGCAGTAGGCAATGTATATAATTACTACAAGAGCAAGGACGACTTACTGAAGGCTGTCCTTGCTCCTCTTTTCAAGGCTTTCAAGGATTATCGCAGCAAAACTGGCGGCGAAGAATATATAACGCTCGACATATTTCACCATGAATTCTACTATGAGATGATGCGCGAACAGGTGGCATCGCTGATTGTTCCCTTTCGGAAAGAGTTGCGTTTGCTTATATTCGAAACTGCTGGCACATCGTTGGAGAACTATTTCGACCAACTATTGGAAGCGACATATACCGACGGAATAACTTATCTCGCCCGTATAAAAAGCCTGTTTCCACATATCAATTCAGACATTTCTCCACACTTCACCCGCATTCTCTGTGATTTGTGGGCAGGTGTAATTAGATATATCGTTACCCACGACAACCTAAGCGAGACTGAAATAAACCAAATCATTACCGATTATATACATTTTACCTTTGGCGGCTGGCGCGAACTGATGGGTATTGAATAA
- the gcvPB gene encoding aminomethyl-transferring glycine dehydrogenase subunit GcvPB: MNNRLYGNLIFELSQPGCKAYSLPKNEFGSYELPSNLKREKDAELPECDELTVVRHYTNHSGNNFGVDNGFYPLGSCTMKYNPTINEEVAAMPGFTGIHPMQPISTVQGALEVNYGLANVLSNISGLADFTVNPFAGAQGELTGLMIIRSYHEKRGDMKRKKIIIPDSAHGTNPASAAVCGLDIVEVKSTVDGLVDVEDLKPLLGDDIAGMMMTNPNTLGLFEKNIPEIAKMVHECGGLMYYDGANLNPLLGVARPGDMGFDVMHINIHKTFSTPHGGGGPGGGPVGVRADLVEFLPKPHVVKTDAGFGLDLPETTAEYNLNNMHVGQFMGNFLVSLRAYTYILTLGKENLKMIGPYATLNANYIKECLKDDYELPIEGICMHEFVFDGLKDKSTGVTTMDVAKRLLDYGYHAPTIYFPLLFHEAMMIEPTENESKKTLDGFIDIMHTIAREARETPQEVLEAPHNTPIGRVDDVLAAKEPILNYRQAMMKQ, from the coding sequence ATGAACAATAGATTATATGGCAATTTAATATTTGAGCTTTCTCAACCGGGTTGCAAAGCTTATAGCCTACCTAAAAACGAATTTGGAAGCTACGAGCTTCCAAGCAATTTGAAACGTGAAAAAGACGCAGAACTTCCTGAGTGCGATGAACTCACAGTTGTGCGCCACTATACAAACCATAGCGGAAATAACTTCGGTGTAGACAATGGTTTCTATCCGTTGGGCTCTTGTACAATGAAGTACAATCCTACCATCAATGAAGAAGTAGCTGCTATGCCTGGTTTTACAGGCATTCACCCAATGCAGCCTATCAGCACAGTGCAAGGTGCATTAGAGGTTAATTATGGTTTGGCAAATGTTCTTTCAAACATTTCTGGTCTTGCAGACTTTACGGTAAATCCATTTGCAGGTGCACAAGGAGAGCTTACAGGTCTTATGATTATCCGTTCTTACCACGAAAAGCGTGGCGATATGAAGCGTAAGAAGATTATTATTCCTGACTCTGCACACGGTACAAACCCAGCTTCGGCAGCAGTTTGTGGTCTTGATATAGTAGAAGTTAAGAGCACTGTGGACGGTCTTGTAGACGTTGAAGACTTAAAGCCATTGCTCGGCGACGATATAGCAGGTATGATGATGACCAATCCTAACACACTCGGTTTGTTTGAAAAAAATATTCCCGAGATTGCCAAAATGGTTCACGAGTGTGGCGGTTTGATGTATTACGATGGAGCAAACCTTAACCCACTGTTGGGTGTTGCACGTCCTGGCGATATGGGATTTGATGTAATGCACATCAATATCCACAAGACCTTCTCTACTCCTCACGGCGGTGGCGGTCCTGGTGGCGGTCCTGTTGGTGTAAGAGCAGATCTTGTAGAGTTCTTGCCAAAGCCACACGTTGTGAAAACAGATGCAGGTTTCGGTCTTGATTTGCCAGAAACAACTGCTGAATACAACCTTAACAATATGCACGTTGGACAGTTTATGGGCAACTTCCTTGTGTCTTTGCGTGCTTATACTTACATCTTGACACTGGGCAAGGAGAACTTGAAGATGATAGGTCCTTACGCAACACTCAATGCAAACTATATTAAAGAATGCTTGAAGGACGACTACGAGCTGCCAATCGAAGGCATTTGCATGCACGAATTTGTATTCGACGGACTCAAAGATAAGAGTACAGGTGTTACCACGATGGACGTTGCAAAACGTTTGCTCGACTATGGCTACCACGCTCCAACTATCTATTTCCCATTGCTCTTCCACGAAGCAATGATGATTGAGCCTACCGAAAACGAGAGCAAGAAAACGCTTGATGGTTTCATAGATATTATGCACACCATCGCACGTGAAGCTCGCGAAACTCCACAAGAAGTTTTGGAAGCACCACACAATACACCTATCGGTCGTGTTGATGATGTGCTGGCTGCAAAAGAGCCTATCCTTAACTACCGTCAGGCAATGATGAAACAGTAA
- a CDS encoding riboflavin synthase: MFSGIVEEMAQVVAIERYQENIDFVLKCSFTSELKIDQSIAHNGVCLTVVHLQGETYTVTAMKETLDRSNLGLLKVGDRVNVERSMLMNGRLDGHIVQGHVDETARCVAMENANGSTYFTFEYKDDVEMAQRGYFTVDKGSVTVNGVSLTVCEPTANTFKVAIIPYTLENTNFADIQVGSVVNLEFDILGKYIARLNSLSK, encoded by the coding sequence ATGTTCTCTGGAATTGTAGAAGAAATGGCACAAGTAGTTGCCATTGAACGTTATCAAGAAAATATAGACTTCGTTTTAAAGTGTTCGTTTACAAGCGAATTGAAGATAGACCAAAGCATTGCGCACAATGGCGTGTGCCTCACGGTAGTTCATCTGCAAGGTGAAACTTATACCGTAACCGCTATGAAAGAAACTTTGGACAGGTCGAACCTTGGTTTGCTGAAAGTGGGCGACCGTGTAAACGTGGAACGCTCTATGCTGATGAATGGTCGTTTAGACGGTCATATCGTTCAAGGACACGTAGATGAAACTGCCCGTTGCGTTGCTATGGAAAATGCAAATGGCAGTACCTATTTCACCTTTGAGTACAAAGACGATGTGGAAATGGCACAGCGAGGCTACTTTACAGTGGATAAAGGCTCGGTTACAGTCAATGGCGTATCGCTGACGGTGTGCGAACCTACTGCCAATACTTTCAAAGTGGCAATTATTCCTTACACGCTTGAAAATACAAACTTTGCCGATATACAAGTAGGCTCGGTTGTAAATCTCGAGTTCGACATACTTGGCAAGTATATAGCAAGGCTCAATAGCTTGTCAAAGTAG
- the gcvT gene encoding glycine cleavage system aminomethyltransferase GcvT, with protein sequence MENKRTCLYDKHVALGALISPFGGFDMPIQYSSIIDEHNAVRKHCGVFDVSHMGEIVVSGNEAEKFVNYIFTNDVTGLAVGKVLYGMFCMEDGGVVDDTCICKVGENEFILTVNAANIEKDYEWIKKHTEGFDIQLINDSEKYGQLAIQGPEAEKIIQDKLGIACSDLKFYEVKKAQHEGEDIIISRTGYTGEDGFELYGAPAYIVKMWDKLMEAGATPCGLGCRDTLRFEAGMPLYGHELSETINPIMAGLSMFVKFDKENFLGKEALLKQKTEGVTKRLRGLWLDDNAIPRNGYKVFKDGKEVGEITTGYKLISVERSCAVALVDADIKMEDRVEIQIRKKFFPATVGKKKFYDPHYVK encoded by the coding sequence ATGGAGAACAAAAGAACATGCCTTTATGACAAGCATGTAGCATTAGGGGCATTGATTTCACCATTTGGTGGTTTCGATATGCCAATTCAGTATTCAAGTATTATTGATGAGCACAATGCTGTAAGAAAGCATTGCGGCGTTTTTGATGTGTCTCACATGGGCGAAATTGTCGTTTCGGGCAATGAGGCAGAGAAATTCGTTAACTATATCTTCACTAACGACGTTACAGGCTTAGCCGTAGGCAAGGTGCTTTACGGTATGTTCTGTATGGAAGACGGCGGTGTGGTAGACGATACCTGCATTTGTAAGGTTGGCGAGAACGAATTTATCCTGACTGTAAACGCTGCCAACATCGAAAAAGACTACGAATGGATAAAGAAACACACAGAAGGTTTCGATATTCAACTCATTAATGATAGCGAGAAATATGGTCAGCTTGCTATTCAAGGACCTGAAGCAGAAAAGATTATTCAGGATAAGCTTGGCATTGCTTGCTCTGACTTGAAGTTCTACGAAGTAAAGAAAGCACAGCACGAAGGCGAAGACATTATCATTTCTCGTACAGGTTATACGGGCGAAGATGGCTTTGAACTTTATGGTGCGCCTGCATATATTGTTAAGATGTGGGATAAGCTGATGGAAGCTGGTGCTACACCTTGCGGTCTTGGTTGCCGTGATACATTGCGCTTTGAAGCTGGTATGCCACTTTATGGACACGAACTTTCTGAGACGATTAACCCAATAATGGCAGGTTTGTCAATGTTTGTGAAGTTCGACAAAGAGAACTTCCTTGGCAAAGAAGCATTATTAAAGCAGAAGACCGAAGGCGTAACGAAGCGTCTCCGCGGCTTATGGTTGGACGATAATGCAATTCCACGCAACGGATATAAAGTATTTAAAGACGGTAAGGAAGTGGGCGAGATAACAACTGGCTACAAGCTTATTTCTGTTGAAAGAAGCTGTGCTGTGGCATTGGTTGATGCTGATATTAAGATGGAAGACCGTGTAGAAATACAGATTCGCAAGAAGTTCTTCCCTGCAACAGTAGGTAAGAAGAAGTTTTACGACCCACACTACGTTAAGTAA